The following are encoded in a window of Oceanotoga teriensis genomic DNA:
- the pfkA gene encoding 6-phosphofructokinase, translated as MKRIGIITSGGDAPGMNAAIRAVTRSAVTEGLEVYAFYRGFAGILDKEFRKFSFSDVGGIMERGGTILRTARVPEFKLPEIRSKAAQNLKELGIDVLVIIGGEGSLTGGKLLSEEHGIPVIGIPGSIDNDISFTDMCIGVDTCLNTCVEAMQKLKDTASSHERAFVVEVMGRGSGYIALASGIAVGAEAVIIPENPVDFKAIAERIWEERQRGKINSIIVVAEGAASAYTVSRHLENRIGFETRITILGHVQRGGAPSAFDRLLAARMGHEAVKAILEKDFGVMTSLSRSNMARVPIEKVLSEKKELDMDLLKLSKILS; from the coding sequence ATAAAAAGAATAGGTATTATAACAAGTGGTGGAGATGCACCAGGAATGAATGCAGCAATAAGAGCTGTTACCCGATCAGCGGTTACAGAAGGATTAGAAGTTTATGCATTTTATAGAGGCTTTGCTGGTATTCTTGATAAAGAATTCAGAAAGTTTTCTTTTTCTGATGTTGGTGGAATAATGGAAAGAGGAGGAACAATTCTTAGAACAGCAAGAGTTCCAGAGTTTAAACTTCCAGAAATAAGATCAAAAGCAGCTCAAAATTTAAAGGAATTAGGAATTGATGTTTTAGTTATTATAGGTGGAGAAGGTAGTCTGACAGGCGGAAAACTTTTATCAGAAGAACATGGAATTCCTGTTATAGGTATACCAGGATCTATAGATAATGATATATCCTTTACAGATATGTGTATAGGTGTTGATACTTGTTTAAATACTTGTGTAGAAGCAATGCAAAAATTAAAAGATACTGCTTCATCTCATGAAAGAGCTTTTGTAGTTGAAGTAATGGGAAGAGGCTCGGGATATATAGCTCTTGCATCTGGTATAGCTGTTGGAGCAGAAGCTGTAATAATACCAGAAAATCCAGTTGATTTTAAAGCTATAGCTGAAAGAATTTGGGAAGAAAGACAAAGAGGAAAAATTAATTCTATAATAGTTGTAGCAGAAGGAGCTGCAAGTGCTTATACTGTTTCAAGACATCTTGAAAATAGAATTGGTTTTGAAACAAGAATAACAATACTTGGTCATGTTCAAAGAGGAGGAGCACCAAGTGCCTTCGATAGATTATTAGCAGCAAGAATGGGTCATGAAGCTGTAAAAGCTATATTAGAAAAAGATTTTGGTGTTATGACTTCTCTCAGCAGATCAAATATGGCAAGAGTTCCTATAGAAAAAGTTCTTTCAGAAAAGAAAGAATTAGATATGGATTTATTAAAACTCTCTAAAATACTTTCATAA